A portion of the Streptomyces platensis genome contains these proteins:
- a CDS encoding ABC transporter ATP-binding protein, translating into MPVLSTSGLARTFTTKSGPVEAVRGIDLTAERGEILGFLGPNGAGKTTTLRMLTTLLAPTGGTATVAGCDLVRDPAGVRRAAGYVAQSGGVDPNVSVREELVTQARLYRLGKADALARAAELAADLGLEGLLDRRTATLSGGQRRRLDIAMGLTHRPQVLFLDEPTTGLDPGSRADLWELVRRIRAEHGTTVFLTTHYLDEADALADRLVIVDKGVVVAEGTPQALKRAHAGSPDASLQDTFLAITGAAPAPRDQAPVAL; encoded by the coding sequence ATGCCAGTCCTCAGCACGTCCGGACTCGCCCGGACCTTCACCACCAAGAGCGGCCCCGTAGAGGCCGTGCGCGGTATCGACCTCACCGCCGAACGCGGCGAGATCCTCGGCTTCCTCGGCCCCAACGGCGCCGGCAAGACCACCACCCTGCGGATGCTCACGACCCTGCTCGCGCCGACCGGCGGCACCGCGACCGTGGCCGGCTGCGACCTCGTCCGCGATCCGGCGGGCGTCCGCCGCGCCGCCGGCTACGTCGCCCAGTCCGGCGGCGTCGACCCGAACGTCTCGGTACGGGAGGAGCTGGTCACCCAGGCCCGCCTCTACCGCCTCGGCAAGGCCGACGCCCTGGCCCGTGCCGCGGAGTTGGCCGCCGACCTGGGCCTGGAGGGGTTGCTCGACCGCAGGACCGCGACGCTCTCCGGCGGTCAGCGGCGCCGGCTGGACATCGCGATGGGCCTCACCCACCGTCCCCAGGTGCTGTTCCTCGACGAGCCCACCACCGGGCTCGATCCGGGCAGCCGCGCCGATCTGTGGGAGCTGGTCCGCCGGATCCGCGCCGAGCACGGCACCACCGTCTTCCTGACCACGCACTACCTCGACGAGGCCGACGCTCTCGCCGACCGGCTGGTGATCGTCGACAAGGGGGTGGTGGTCGCGGAGGGCACCCCGCAGGCCCTCAAACGCGCCCACGCCGGCTCCCCCGACGCCTCCCTCCAGGACACCTTCCTCGCCATCACCGGCGCCGCCCCCGCACCCCGGGACCAGGCCCCCGTCGCCCTCTAG